A genomic stretch from Streptomyces venezuelae ATCC 10712 includes:
- a CDS encoding small basic family protein, with product MIAVLGLIVGVVVGLLVRPEVPAVVEPYLPIAVVAALDAVFGGLRAMLDGIFVDKVFVVSFLSNVVVAALIVFLGDKLGVGAQLSTGVVVVLGIRIFSNAAAIRRHVFRA from the coding sequence GTGATCGCCGTACTGGGCCTGATCGTCGGAGTCGTGGTCGGGCTGTTGGTCCGTCCCGAGGTCCCGGCGGTGGTCGAGCCCTATCTTCCGATCGCCGTGGTCGCCGCCCTCGACGCGGTCTTCGGCGGCCTGCGGGCCATGCTCGACGGCATCTTCGTGGACAAGGTCTTCGTGGTCTCGTTCCTGTCGAACGTGGTCGTGGCCGCGCTGATCGTCTTCCTCGGGGACAAGCTGGGCGTCGGCGCGCAGCTGTCGACCGGTGTGGTCGTCGTGCTCGGCATCCGGATCTTCTCCAACGCGGCCGCCATCCGGCGCCATGTCTTCCGGGCGTGA
- a CDS encoding DUF881 domain-containing protein has product MSQQPPVRSTGSPPPRPDASMSLLNNVIDHALDDGYAEATARRAEEGGGLPRSLRAKLGVAAGLVLAAAVVTVGAAEARISAPVVAKERQELIDRIESETSTADQLERDVERIRTEVGERQRAALQEHGGGQAELVGLLSGATPVHGPGVKLVVNDAKGTDSGGGGPRESSGFSDTGRVRDRDMQRVINGLWESGAEAVAINGQRLTSLSAIRAAGDAILVDNKPLVPPYTILAIGDGQRLSTAFQDSADGQYLHALVENFGIRSGITVEGDVRLPAAPSLTVRTAEPRGAGAATPSGRATADTGKGTS; this is encoded by the coding sequence ATGTCGCAGCAGCCCCCCGTTCGGAGCACCGGATCACCGCCGCCGCGCCCGGACGCGTCCATGTCGCTGCTGAACAACGTGATAGACCACGCGCTCGACGACGGATACGCCGAGGCGACCGCCCGTCGCGCCGAGGAGGGCGGCGGGCTGCCCCGCAGTCTGCGGGCCAAGCTGGGCGTCGCCGCGGGCCTGGTGCTCGCGGCCGCCGTGGTGACCGTGGGGGCGGCCGAGGCGCGGATCTCCGCGCCGGTCGTCGCCAAGGAGCGGCAGGAGCTGATCGACCGGATCGAGTCGGAGACGTCGACGGCCGACCAGCTGGAGCGGGACGTCGAGCGGATCAGGACCGAGGTCGGCGAGCGCCAGCGGGCGGCCCTCCAGGAGCACGGCGGCGGTCAGGCCGAGCTGGTGGGGCTGCTCTCGGGCGCGACGCCGGTGCACGGCCCCGGCGTGAAGCTCGTCGTCAACGACGCCAAAGGCACCGACTCCGGGGGAGGCGGGCCGCGGGAGAGCAGCGGCTTCTCCGACACGGGCCGGGTGCGCGACCGGGACATGCAGCGGGTCATCAACGGGCTCTGGGAGTCGGGGGCCGAGGCCGTCGCCATCAACGGGCAGCGGCTGACGTCGCTCTCCGCGATCCGGGCCGCGGGTGACGCCATACTGGTCGACAACAAGCCGCTGGTGCCGCCGTACACCATCCTCGCGATCGGGGACGGGCAGCGGCTGAGCACCGCGTTCCAGGACAGTGCCGACGGGCAGTATCTGCACGCGTTGGTCGAGAACTTCGGGATCAGGAGCGGGATCACGGTCGAGGGCGACGTACGCCTGCCGGCCGCGCCCAGCCTGACCGTACGTACCGCAGAGCCGAGGGGGGCCGGGGCGGCGACGCCGTCCGGGCGGGCCACGGCCGACACAGGGAAGGGCACATCGTGA
- a CDS encoding DUF881 domain-containing protein encodes MRPMNENPQEPKNPQDPQGPREPQDPQVPGAGGNAGDAESEREPEAAESVYAGTADHDVRVPVTPAPPAAEQSGRRRLASALWPPRVTRAQLVVALLLFVLGLGLAIQVSSTSENSALRGARQEDLVRILDELDDRTQRLEDEKSRLEKQRSELETSSDQAEEARKQTQEKEQQLGILAGTVAAEGPGITLTVGDPGGAVESDMLLDAIQELRAAGAEAIQVNGVRVVADSYFTGSGDDMRIDGTKVTAPYVFKVIGKPEDLEPALNIPGGVVQTLEKEQATATVERSAKIVVDALRPAKRPDYAQSSSQ; translated from the coding sequence GTGAGGCCGATGAACGAGAACCCTCAGGAGCCGAAGAACCCACAGGACCCTCAGGGCCCTCGGGAGCCGCAGGACCCGCAGGTGCCCGGCGCCGGCGGGAATGCCGGGGACGCCGAGAGCGAGCGGGAGCCCGAGGCCGCCGAGTCCGTCTACGCCGGGACCGCGGACCACGACGTGCGGGTGCCCGTGACGCCGGCCCCGCCCGCCGCCGAGCAGAGCGGGCGGCGGAGGCTGGCCTCCGCCCTGTGGCCGCCGAGGGTGACGCGGGCCCAACTCGTCGTCGCGCTGCTGCTGTTCGTGCTCGGTCTCGGTCTGGCCATCCAGGTCTCGTCGACCAGTGAGAACAGCGCGCTGCGCGGGGCGCGCCAGGAGGACCTGGTGCGGATCCTCGACGAGCTCGACGACCGTACGCAGCGGCTCGAGGACGAGAAGTCCCGGCTGGAGAAGCAGCGCTCCGAGCTGGAGACCAGCTCGGACCAGGCCGAGGAGGCGCGCAAGCAGACCCAGGAGAAGGAGCAGCAGCTCGGGATCCTGGCGGGTACGGTCGCGGCCGAGGGGCCGGGCATCACGCTGACCGTCGGCGACCCCGGCGGGGCCGTGGAGTCCGACATGCTGCTCGACGCCATCCAGGAGCTGCGCGCGGCCGGCGCCGAGGCGATCCAGGTCAACGGTGTGCGGGTCGTCGCGGACAGTTATTTCACCGGTAGTGGTGACGACATGCGGATCGATGGAACGAAGGTGACCGCTCCGTACGTCTTCAAGGTCATCGGCAAGCCGGAGGATCTCGAGCCCGCGCTCAACATTCCCGGCGGTGTCGTGCAGACCCTGGAGAAGGAGCAGGCCACGGCCACGGTGGAGCGGTCGGCGAAGATCGTCGTCGACGCCTTGCGACCCGCGAAGCGGCCTGACTACGCTCAGTCGTCCTCGCAGTGA